From the genome of Solidesulfovibrio carbinolicus, one region includes:
- a CDS encoding NADH-quinone oxidoreductase subunit B family protein encodes MLNILLERLRQGKRTVAFPAAMPPLPPRFRGLPVLAESPCAAGCASCAGACPTGALGADEQGLYLDLGRCILCGTCAEACPGRRVSFSRDHRLASSTRDGLVLRPGGRLPHVAPLEPARRKLFAKSLRLRQVSAGGCNACEADTNVLTTIVFDLGRFGIDFVASPRHADGVAVTGPVTRNMLEATLGTFAAVPDPRVGIAIGTCAISGGLFDGSPETTGGATPHLPLDLYIPGCPPHPLTILDGLLRLLGQQTPPPTA; translated from the coding sequence ATGCTCAATATCCTGCTTGAACGCCTGCGCCAGGGAAAGCGCACCGTGGCTTTCCCCGCCGCCATGCCGCCGCTGCCGCCGCGTTTTCGGGGCCTGCCGGTCCTGGCCGAGTCGCCCTGCGCCGCAGGCTGCGCCTCCTGCGCCGGGGCCTGCCCCACCGGGGCGCTGGGGGCCGATGAACAGGGCCTCTACCTGGACCTGGGCCGCTGCATCCTGTGCGGAACCTGCGCCGAAGCCTGCCCGGGCCGGCGGGTCAGCTTCTCGCGCGACCACCGGCTGGCCTCTTCCACCCGGGACGGGCTGGTGCTGCGCCCGGGCGGCCGGCTGCCCCATGTCGCGCCCCTGGAGCCGGCCCGGCGCAAGCTCTTCGCCAAATCCCTGCGCCTGCGCCAGGTGAGCGCCGGGGGCTGCAACGCCTGCGAAGCCGACACCAATGTGCTCACCACCATCGTGTTTGACCTCGGGCGCTTTGGCATCGATTTCGTGGCCTCGCCGCGCCACGCCGACGGCGTGGCCGTCACCGGGCCGGTGACGCGCAACATGCTGGAAGCCACGCTTGGAACCTTCGCCGCCGTGCCCGATCCCCGGGTGGGCATCGCCATCGGGACCTGCGCCATTTCGGGCGGGCTTTTCGACGGCAGCCCCGAGACCACCGGCGGGGCCACGCCCCATCTGCCGCTCGATCTCTATATTCCGGGCTGCCCTCCCCATCCCCTGACCATCCTCGACGGCCTGCTGCGGCTTTTGGGGCAGCAGACGCCGCCGCCGACGGCCTAA
- the murI gene encoding glutamate racemase, which translates to MHDNNSPIGIFDSGVGGLTVARAVMDLLPNEPVVYFGDTARVPYGVKSPDTVARYAAQITRFLLEKNVKLLIVACNTMAAVALPAITNIAPVPVLEVIDAGATSALAATRTRRIGIIATPSTVASRAYEQALARLGGPDVHTVAKACPLFVPLAEEGLTDHPATRLIAAEYLAPLAAENLDTLILGCTHYPLLAPLLAEVVGPSVRLQDSATAVARRAAAILDEKGLRHAGPSPRHSFHVTDMPHRFQAIGQRFLGREMADVRLENLDKC; encoded by the coding sequence GTGCACGACAACAACTCCCCCATCGGCATCTTCGACTCCGGCGTCGGCGGCCTCACCGTGGCCCGCGCCGTCATGGATCTTTTGCCCAACGAACCGGTCGTCTACTTCGGCGACACCGCCCGCGTTCCCTACGGCGTCAAATCCCCGGACACCGTGGCCCGCTACGCCGCCCAGATCACCCGGTTTTTGCTCGAAAAAAACGTCAAGCTCCTCATCGTCGCCTGCAACACCATGGCCGCCGTGGCCCTGCCGGCCATAACAAACATCGCTCCCGTGCCGGTCCTGGAAGTCATCGACGCCGGAGCGACCAGCGCCCTGGCCGCCACCCGCACCCGGCGGATCGGCATCATCGCCACTCCTTCCACCGTAGCCAGCCGCGCTTACGAACAGGCGCTTGCCCGCCTTGGCGGCCCGGACGTCCACACCGTGGCCAAGGCCTGCCCGCTGTTTGTCCCCCTGGCCGAGGAAGGCCTCACCGACCACCCGGCCACGCGCCTCATCGCCGCCGAATACCTGGCCCCCCTGGCCGCCGAAAACCTCGACACCCTGATCCTGGGCTGCACCCACTATCCGCTGCTGGCCCCGCTTTTGGCCGAAGTCGTCGGCCCATCCGTGCGCCTGCAGGACTCGGCCACGGCCGTGGCCCGGCGCGCCGCCGCCATCCTCGACGAAAAAGGCCTGCGCCACGCCGGCCCCTCGCCGCGCCACAGCTTCCACGTCACCGACATGCCCCACCGGTTCCAGGCAATCGGCCAACGCTTCCTGGGGCGGGAGATGGCGGACGTGCGACTGGAAAATTTGGATAAATGTTAG